Genomic segment of Iocasia fonsfrigidae:
CATTCAAATTATTCACAGATATTATTATTTTTATCTTCCTTTGTGTAGTAATATATTATGCTTATGATTATATAATTACTTCGCGTTCAGTAACCCCTACAATGCAAATTTCATTTAAATTACCTAAATCTGCAATATTTGCTGGCACTAGTATTATGGTAGTTCATATTCTAAATTTTATTTTTAATGATTTGAGTTTATTGTTTAATAACAAAGTTGAAACTAAAACTGATGTAAGGGCGGGATAATAAATGAGTATATGGTTGTTAGTGCCATTTGTATTAATGTTGTTCGCTAATATTCCTATTGCTTTTTGTTTGTTATTTGCTGTTATAATTTTTATGAGTCAATGGGGTATGATACCTTTAAATATTATTCCCAATAAGATGTTTAGTGGTATAAATAGTTTCCCTCAATTAGCAATTCCCTTTTTTGTGCTCGCTGGCCAATTAATGAATAAATGTGGTATTACTAAAAGATTAGTTCAATTTGCTGATGTTATAATTGGTAAAGTATATGGTGGCTTGGCACAGGTAAACATTTTAGCAAGCATTATATTTGCAGGGTTAACTGGTTCTGGTGTTGCAGATACTTCAGCTGTAGGGTCTATTTTAATACCGGCTATGGAAGAACAGGGTTTTGAAAGGGATTACAGTGCAGCAGTAACTGCAGCTTCATCGGTTATAGGTCCAATCATTCCACCCAGTGTATTAATGGTTATCTATGCAAATGTTGTAGGAATATCAGTAGGAGAATTATTTGCTGGTGGTATTGTACCAGGTGTATTAGTGGGTATCGGTTTAATGGCACTGTGTTTTTTCTATGCTAAAAAGTATGATCATCCCAGAAGGACAGAAAGTATCAGTGTTAAACATGCCTTATCAGTAACAAAAGATGGTATTTTAGCTTTAATAATGCCTATCATAATTATTGGTGGTATAACACTTGGTGTTTTTACCCCTACTGAAGCTGCGGCTGTAGCAGTTGCCTATGCATTATTTGTTGGCTTTTTTATTTTCCGTACACTTAAATTAAAAGATTTACCATCAGCTTTACTGGAAAGTGCTAGAACAACAGGTGTAATATTGTTGATAATGTCTAGTGCTACTGCTTTCGGTTGGGCTTTAACAGTTTTACATTTACCTGAAATGTTGGCTGACTGGGTTTTATCTATAACAACTAATCCATTTATTATATTGCTATTTATCAATATCTTCCTATTATTTATGGGTATGATAATGGAAGTAGGAGCAAATGTTATTATTCTTGCCCCAATTTTAGCACCTTTAGCGATGAATTTGGGAGTAGACCCCTTGCACTTTGCAATTATTATGATAGTTAATTTGAATATTGGTTTAGCAACACCTCCATTAGGTGTCTGCTTGTTTGTGGCGGCTCCGATTGCTAAAATAACACTTGAAGATATTACCAAAGCGATTTTGCCATTTTTAGCAGTAGAAATATCAGTCTTGCTTTTATTAACATATTGGCCTTCACTTGTGTTATTTGTACCTAAATTATTAGGTTTTTAACATAGATTTTAAGAAATCAAAGTGGTAATTAAAGATGAAGATTTTGATAGTCTAAGGTAGGAGTTAGACAAAAGGTATAAAAATGATAATTAAATAATAAAATTAAAATCAGGAGGGAAAGACATGAAAGCAGTTGTGAAATATGCTTTAGAAGATGGGAGTACTGAGGTTAGAGATGTTCCGATACCTAAAATTGGACCTACAGATGTTTTGGTTAAGGTTGATAGTATAGGAATTTGTGGGAGTGATCCCCATATGCATCATAATAATGTTAGTTATCCTGTGGAAGTTCCTTTAATTTTAGGACATGAATTTTCTGGTATTATTGATAAGGTTGGAGAGAAAGTAGAAAAGTTTAGTAAAGGTGATAGGGTTACTGCTGAAACACATGCTGAATATTGTGGAAAATGTGTAATGTGCAGGACAAATAATTATCACCTTTGTCAAGAAAGAAAGGGTTATGGTTTTGGTGTTGATGGAGCCTATGCTAGCTATGTTAAAGTTCCTGAAAGAATTTTACATCGTGTGCCTGATAATGTGAGCCTGGAAGAGGCTTCTTTAACTGAACCATTATGTGTAGCTTATAACCTTGTTGTAAATAATATGACTGTTAACCCAGGTGATGTCGTTGTAGTAATAGGACCTGGACCGATAGGAATATTATCTTGCAATATGGCTGCGATTGCAGGTGCAAGTGAAATTATTATGATTGGTACTAATGGGGATGAAAAAAGGCTTGAAAAATCTAAGGAATATGGTGCAACAACGACAATAAACAGTGGTAAAACTGAGCCTCTGCCTATAATTAAGGAAAAAAATGAAGGATATGGCGCTGATGTAGTTATAGACGCTGCTGGTCCTGCAGTCACCTTGAAATTGGCATTAGAAGCAGTCAGGCCTGAAGGAACAGTGAATAAGATTGCCTGGGGTCCTAAACCAATCAATTATAGTTTAGATAAGATAATAGAAAAAGCTATAACTTTAAGGGGATCTTTTAGCCATACCTGGGATGTATGGGAAAAAAGTTTAAAATTACTTGAAAAGGGTCAGGTGGATTTATCAGGTTTAATAACTCATCAACTTAGTATCGAAGAATGGGAAAGAGGATTTGAATTAGTAGAATCAAAAGAGGGTATAAAAGTAGTTCTTAAACCTTAGGGCATCTTAATAGAAATAAAGCTAATAAATAATAAAAAAATATCATCAAGATAAAACAGGAAGTTTATTTTATCTTGATGATATTTTATTTACATTTTGTTATTTTTCCTGAAAAATAACAGGCATTGAAAATTTAACTATTGTACCTTGTTTTTCTTTGCTTTTTATTTCTAAATTTCCCTTACTGTCAAAATATAACTTTAATCTTTTATATACATTTTTTACCCCGATACCACAATCAGAGGATTTCTCTGTTTCCTCAGATTGAAGATTATCTCTAATCTTCTTTAGATTTTCAGCTTTAATTCCTATTCCATTGTCTTTAATTGTAAAATGCATTATATTATTTCTAATAAAACCACTGATAGAGATAATACCTCCTTCTTCTAATTCTCCTAAACCATGTTCGATGGCATTTTCTACTATTGGCTGGAGTATAAGTTTGGGTATTTTACATTTTTTAACTTCTTCCTTTACATCAATAATAACCCTGAATTTATCCTGATATCTTAAATTTTGAATATAGATATAGTTATTTAAGTGTTGTAGTTCCTCCTTAACAGTAATAAATTTATTATCTTTGGAAATAGTTCCGCGAAAGAAGTTGCCCAGGGCTGTAGTCATATCACAGATTTCCAGGGCCCCCTTTGTATAAGCCATCCATTTTATAGATTCTAAGGTATTATAGAGAAAATGGGGGTTTATTTGTTGTTGTAGTGCATTTAATTGGGCCTCTTTTTCTAAAAACATTAATTTGCTTTCATGTAAT
This window contains:
- a CDS encoding TRAP transporter large permease — its product is MSIWLLVPFVLMLFANIPIAFCLLFAVIIFMSQWGMIPLNIIPNKMFSGINSFPQLAIPFFVLAGQLMNKCGITKRLVQFADVIIGKVYGGLAQVNILASIIFAGLTGSGVADTSAVGSILIPAMEEQGFERDYSAAVTAASSVIGPIIPPSVLMVIYANVVGISVGELFAGGIVPGVLVGIGLMALCFFYAKKYDHPRRTESISVKHALSVTKDGILALIMPIIIIGGITLGVFTPTEAAAVAVAYALFVGFFIFRTLKLKDLPSALLESARTTGVILLIMSSATAFGWALTVLHLPEMLADWVLSITTNPFIILLFINIFLLFMGMIMEVGANVIILAPILAPLAMNLGVDPLHFAIIMIVNLNIGLATPPLGVCLFVAAPIAKITLEDITKAILPFLAVEISVLLLLTYWPSLVLFVPKLLGF
- a CDS encoding zinc-dependent alcohol dehydrogenase; the encoded protein is MKAVVKYALEDGSTEVRDVPIPKIGPTDVLVKVDSIGICGSDPHMHHNNVSYPVEVPLILGHEFSGIIDKVGEKVEKFSKGDRVTAETHAEYCGKCVMCRTNNYHLCQERKGYGFGVDGAYASYVKVPERILHRVPDNVSLEEASLTEPLCVAYNLVVNNMTVNPGDVVVVIGPGPIGILSCNMAAIAGASEIIMIGTNGDEKRLEKSKEYGATTTINSGKTEPLPIIKEKNEGYGADVVIDAAGPAVTLKLALEAVRPEGTVNKIAWGPKPINYSLDKIIEKAITLRGSFSHTWDVWEKSLKLLEKGQVDLSGLITHQLSIEEWERGFELVESKEGIKVVLKP